One stretch of Solibacillus isronensis DNA includes these proteins:
- a CDS encoding KinB-signaling pathway activation protein: MTIRNWVKFAFWALVIGGLVNAVASLIIRWDFYQPYLANGEISEFLAAVVWNIVLGMTMSVMAQAGFFAYLTLHQVGVNIFRTLTLWNWIQILLIIIVLVDIIVFRFAPGANAAGDWIFYGFLLAVLVGVAIWTAIKKIKMTQKPHVLISTLFFMIVITSLEWIIALMGRQDNIDVYVALLLFPLVAVNAYQILMLPKYNAQSEEDRKRLEERRKARKETTKTVKA, from the coding sequence GTGACGATACGGAACTGGGTGAAATTTGCTTTTTGGGCATTGGTAATCGGTGGTTTAGTTAATGCAGTTGCCTCGTTAATTATTCGTTGGGACTTTTACCAGCCATACTTAGCGAATGGGGAAATCTCAGAATTTCTTGCTGCGGTAGTTTGGAATATCGTATTAGGGATGACGATGAGTGTAATGGCACAAGCAGGCTTTTTCGCTTATTTAACACTACATCAAGTCGGGGTCAATATATTTAGAACGTTAACACTTTGGAATTGGATTCAAATATTATTAATAATTATCGTCTTAGTGGATATTATTGTTTTCCGTTTTGCACCAGGAGCAAATGCGGCTGGAGACTGGATATTTTATGGCTTCTTGCTTGCAGTGCTAGTCGGTGTTGCTATATGGACAGCAATTAAAAAAATCAAAATGACGCAAAAACCGCATGTGTTGATTTCAACATTGTTTTTCATGATTGTTATTACATCTTTGGAATGGATTATTGCTTTAATGGGAAGACAAGATAATATTGATGTATATGTTGCACTATTATTATTCCCATTAGTAGCCGTTAATGCATACCAAATTTTAATGCTGCCAAAATACAATGCACAATCAGAAGAAGATCGAAAACGATTGGAAGAGCGTCGCAAAGCACGAAAAGAAACAACTAAAACTGTAAAAGCATAA